A window of Deltaproteobacteria bacterium genomic DNA:
TGACCTTCTGAAATCCGGCCTATTCGCCGTGGAGCAAACGTCGGGGAAAAGGAGCTTCACGGAAATGGCCGCTGGAACCCGGAGCGTTCGGTATCGCACGCGATTTCTTCTCCGGAACAGTTCGGCTCCGCCTGCAGCACAAAAGCCAGAACGAGACTCCCCCGCCTCAAATTCGGCGCCTTTTTTTCTTGACATTTCAGCGTATTCACTCGTTAGTATACCCATCCCTACGTATCGAGAAGATCATGGCACATCGACCTCACATCGGTTTTGAAGACGCCCGGTCCATTGTACGGGATACCCTTTCACCTCTGAGCCCGCTGGAAGTTTCCATTTTCGATGCGAGCGAATTGATCGCTCACGAAGACATGGTGGCGCGCGTGGACTGCCCCTCTCTCTCCTCCTCCATGAAGGATGGTTTCGCCGTTGTCTCGATTGACCTGACGGATGCTCGGGAAGACGCTCCCAAACGGCTTTCGGTCACTGGGATGTTGGCGGCGGGTCGTCGAAGTCCACTGAAGGTGAGGTCCGGAACCACGGTAAGGATCATGACGGGCGCCCCTCTCCCTGAGGGGGCCGATGCCGTTCTTTCAGAGGAATACGCGCGGGTTGAGGGGGAAACGATCCTCTGTTTGCGGGAAGCGGAAGCCGGAAGAAATGTTCTGTTTCGGGGAAGCGACGTCAGGATGGGGGAGCCGGTGGTGCGAAAGGGACAGTTTTTGGCCCCCGCGGTCACCGGCTTCATGGCGGCTGCGGGCATTGACCGCGCGTGGGTGGTCCCATTACCTAAAGTGGGCGTTGTCGCCACGGGCGCGGAAGTAGTGATGCCCGGCTGTTCTCTACGGCCCGGCGAATTGTACGCCAGCAACCTGATCACCCTGATATGCTGGTTGAAACACTTCAGAATGAAGACCCGGTTCGCGTCGGCTCCGGATCGCGAGGCGGATATCCGGGCGGCGATTGAATCCGTAGTGAGAGACGTCGATGTATTGCTCACAAGCGGAGGCGCCTGGAGAAGCGAACGAGATCTTACTGTACGGGTCCTCGAAGAAATGGGTTGGAATCCCCTGTTTCGCGGTGTTCGGATGGGTCCGGGTAAGGCAGTGACGTTCGGGCTGCTGGACGGAATACCCGTATTCTGTCTGCCGGGCGGCCCCCCTTCAAATGAGATGGCTTTCCTGCAGATCGTGTTGCCGGGGTTGATGATCATGGGTGCTCGGCCAAAGGCGCCTTTTCGTGATGAAGTGGTGCGCCTGGCGGACCGTGTGACCGGCGACAAAACATGGACCCAATTCATATATGCCGATCTGGTGGAAAGAGAAGGCGAGCGGTGGGCCGCTCCTCTTCGTCTTAAGAGCCGGCTTCGCAGTCAAGCTTGCGCCCGGGCCGTGATCCGGATTCAGGAGGGTAGGGAATCGATCGAGGAGGGGAGCGCTGTTTCGGTTCAAATCTTAGGTGAACCCCAAGCCTAATCTTTGGTGCGTGTTCGGAACGGTCTCCAAATCCCGCGGGGAATGGGAGCGTTTGAATTACAAGGGTGCAATCGACGTTGAATAGGACCGAGGGTGGGAAGTTCGGAATCGGCCTTGAACTTTAATGTAAGAAACGGGTACTGTGGCTCGTCCTTCTGAACTCGGAGCTGTCCTCGATAATCGAAGAAAGTGGCGGAGATGACAAGACCGAAGTCCGGTCCCGCAGTGGTATCCATCGTAGGAAAATCCAATTCAGGAAAAACTACGCTGATAGAGAAACTCCTTCCCCGCCTTGCCAAAAGAGGCATCCGGGTGGGAACGGTCAAACACGATGTGCACGGTTTTCAGATGGACCGGGAGGGCAAGGATAGCTATAGACACAAGAAGGCCGGAGCTCTGATCACCGTGATCTCGTCTCCTCGTCAAATCGGAATGGTTCGGGACGTTGACCATGACCATCGGATTGAAGAACTGGTGGACCGGTATTTCCCGGACGTTGATTTAGTCCTGACGGAAGGATACAAGCGCGAGAAGTGGCCCAAAGTGGAAGTACATCGAAAAGAACTCCGAAGAAGCCTTATCAGCACCGCGGACGAAGGTCTGATCGTCGTGATGAGCGACGAGGACCTGAGCGTGGAGGTTCCCTGTTTTCATCTCGACGATGTCGATGCTTTGGCCGAGTTTCTCGTATACACATTTCACCTTGACGACGCAATGGACGATCAGAATGGGTAAGCGAAGCAGAGACGGGTATTCGGCCAAATGGGGATCGGAAATCCAGGTTGACGACAGGCTTGCCGAAGCGGTTCTGGCAAGATCGAATGATGGAAAAATTAAATGCGCCCAGGCATTTCTAGTCGTTTCCGAATGGCGCGTAGGTCCGCTTGAAGTAGGTCGCGTCGCGGACCTGAAGGAGCTTCGAATCACTCACTGCCAGCTGGGACTCTTCGGCTATGGCGACCAGAAGAAGGCGGTTACGCCTGCGGCTGAAATCCGGCCGGACCTCGAAGGCCTGGTGAGGAACGCACTCGAGGACGAGCGTCTCACGTGCGCCGAAGCCTGGAAAATTGCAGAGAGTTGTCATGTTCCGAAAATGGAGGTGTCCGCCTTGTGCGAACGGCTGCAGATCAAAATCGGTTCATGCCAATTGGGGGCTTTTTAGCCTTGTTGAAAGAATAGTAAGTACATCGGGAACGCGATACCGTGCTTTGGAGACACGTTCAAGCCCCATCCTACGGAATGTCCGGCACTGTATGGGTTTACCGGTAATGTCATCGATGCTTGACGAACGGATGCGGTGAGCGAAAGTGGAGATTATTAGCCCGACCACTGTCCAGAAAGCGGATATTGCGGTCTGTATGCCGTGTTTCGGCGAAGCGGAAACCATGGCCCATGCTGTGCGTGCCGCGTCGGAGAGCCTTTCCCGGTATTTTGGTAAAATAGCGGGCGTAATAATTGTTATGGGAAGTGGAACCGCTGAGGACCTGGATCTGTTCCGAAGGACCGCTACAGACGTCCCGAAGATCTACATACAGGCAGAGAGCGACGCGTTACACGAAAAGAACGGCTTTCGGAATATGTTCCGAGAGACATGACCGTAGGGCGGTCGTTCCGGACAGGGTATTTTCTCTGGGGGCGCCGCTGCTCGAGTCATTTGATTACGTATCGCCATTGTACGTGCAGCACAAATGGGAGGGCCTTTTGAACAACAACCTCGCGTATCCCATGACTCGATCGCTGTATGGCCGCAGAGTGCGAAACTCTATTTCCGGAGAGTTTGGATTCAGCGGCCGGCTGGCGCGCCTGGCCGGGAATGGCGGTGACGAGAGGGGGGCTATATCGCTGTCGGGGATCGACCTTTGGATGACGACGCTGGCGCTCAGCAACAACCTATCGGTGTGTCAATCTTTTGTGCGAAGGCCGTTCCCGTACCGCCCCCAACATAATGGCCTTGGCTCGCATCGTCTTTTTCGGGAAATCGTGCGTACGCTTTTTGACCTCATGATTCGATGCGAGTCTTTTTGGTTGAAGGTCAAGTGGAGTAAACCGACGGCAGTGCGGTCTAACAAGGATGTCAGGGAGCCGGTGTTTTCACCGGAGGGTCCGGAAGTTGCTCTTAAAGACCTCTACCTTGAGTTTGAACAGGGATGTCGCAGGAATTTGCCGCTTCTGAAATCGGTTTTCAGTCCACGTGTATATGAACAACTGACCGAGGCTCTATCCGAAAAGCAGGACGAGTTCGGAGTTTCTACCGAACTTTGGGCCAAGATTCTCTTCGACACGGCGGTGGCTTATCGGGATGCCAAAGAACTTCGAGGCGGCTTGGTGGATTTTCTTTTGTATGCGTATCAGGGTAGGATACACTCGTATCTTAAAGAGACACGCACAATGTCTGCAGCTCAGGCGGAGATGTACGTCGAGAACGAATGTGCGGTTTTTGAAGAAACCAAAACGCACTTGGTAAGGCGTTGGAAGGGAGAATAAATGAAAAAAATACTCATAGTGGATGATGAGGAGCATATTCGACTTCTATATTCCGAGGAATTGGCGGACGAGGGGTACGAAGTTATTACGGCGGACGGCGGTCATAAGCTTCTGGAACGCATCGAGAAAGAGAAACCGGACCTGGTGGTGCTCGACATCAAAATGGTCGAATATAATGGTCTGGATCTGTTGCAGGATATCAGAAATCAGTATTACGAGCTTCCGGTAGTTTTGTGTACGGCCTATGACGCCTTTAAAGAGGATATCAAGAGCGTTGCCGCGGACTATTACGTGGTGAAATCGTTCGATTTGACCGAGTTGAAGCAGACCATAAAGAAAGCTTTGGAAGCCGGAGTTCAGAAAGACTAGGCCTCATTGCTTTAGACTGGCCAACATCAGAAAGCCTGCTGAGAGAAAAGTAAGGTTTGCCATCCAGGCGGATAGAAGGGGAGGCAGTATGCCCGAGCGCCCGAATGACAGACTGAGACTCAACAGGACCCAGTAGAGAAACGCCAGTCCGATGCTCATGCCGACGCCAACGGCCACGGTGCCGCTGCTCCTGGTTCGTAAGGCCAGTGGATACCCGACGAGGGCCATGATCACACAAACAAACGGGAAGGCGATCTTGTGATGAAGATCTGCGCGGTAGCCTATCGAATTATAGCCTTCACGTTTGATCTTCCGAATGTAGTTTCTAAGCTCGGCAAAGGACATTTCATCCGGATCGCGTATGATGTGGCTGAAGTCGCTTGGTCGTTCCTCGAGGGGGATGTCGAGAGTTTCGAACCTCTCTGATTTAATGCCTTTATTGGGAAGCAGCTCCTGCTTAAGGCCATCTATGAACTGCCATTCGCCGTTCTTCCAGCGGGCTTCACGGGCGTCTATCCGCTGTTGCAATCCGTGGTTTTCCGCAAAGCGGTACAATGTAACCCCCTTTAGACTCTGCGAAGGGGCGTCGTAAAGTACCACGTGGAATATAACCCCCTTCCCCCTGTACCAGAATCGCTCGTTTCGATACAGAGTGTTGAGGGGGCGTTTCTGGACCTGAATACGAAAGATGTAGTTCGTCTTCTGGTTGGCCAAGGGGAGAATGGTTTCGTTCAAAAAAAATAAGAAGAACGAAATGCAAACGCTGAAAAGAAGCAAGGGAACCAATAATCTATAGAAACTCAGTCCATTGGCCCGGAACATGGTGAACTCTCGATTTCTGGCCATAATACCGATGGAGAGAGTCGTGCCCATCAAGACGGCGGCGGGCAAAACCTGTTGCACCATCAGTGGGGTTTTGAAGACGATGTATTCGGCCATGACCCACAGGGAGACCTTGGCTTCCAGAAAGTTGTCCACCCGCTCGAAAAAGTCTACAATAATATAAATGCAGACAAACGAGGCCAGACACAAAAGGAAGGTTTTCAAGAACTCTTGAACCAAGTACCTGCTGATCGTATTCACAGCGGCTCTCCTCCGGGGTTTTGGACTATATCATGAATAGGCGCAGACACCAAATTATCCGGGTGGTCGTGGCGGACGCCCGTGTTTTTTTGAGCGAATTCCGTACGAATGTGAGATTATCCGAAGCGTTATGTTGATCAGGAATGAACTGGAGGAACTGGAGCGCAGGGAACTTTCGCGCTATGCGGCCAAGAGCGCGGAATCTCGAGGCCGAATGAGGCCGGAGCCGGAATGCGATCTGCGGCCGGCGTTTCAGCATGATCGGGACCGCATTGTGCACTCGAAGGCCTTCCGGCGACTTAAACACAAGACACAAGTATTTCTGGCGCCGGCGGGCGATCACTACCGCACGCGTCTGACGCACACGCTCGAGGTTTCCCAGATCGCCCGAACCATTGCCCGATGTCTGAGGCTTAATGAATCCCTCACCGAGGCCGTTGCCCTGGGTCACGACTTGGGGCACACTCCCTTCGGGCATGCCGGTGAAGATGTTCTGAACCGGATCGTGAAGGGAGGTTTTTCGCACCACAAACAGAGTCTTCGGGTGGTAGACGAGCTGGAAATGGCAGGGCGCGGGTTGAATCTGACCCTGGAGGTCCGAGACGGTATACTAAAGCATTCCAAGGGGAGAGGGCCAATTTTACGGGATCCCGGCGAGGGAGGGCCCATCACGCTTGAAGGGGAAGTTGTCCGGGTTGCGGATATCGTGGCTTACATCTGCCACGATCTGGAAGATGCGGAACGGGGGGGAGTGGTGAAACCGGGATCAATTCCTTCGATATGTGAAAAAGTGCTGGGAAGCACGAGTTCGGAGCGGATAGGATCCATGGTTCGAGATGTGGTAACCCGTACCCGGGAATCCGACGACGGGACCCTCCATATGAGCTCCTCGGTAACGGAGGCTATGTCGGACCTCCGGGATTTTCTGTATGAACGTGTCTACGAAGATCCGTGGGTGCGGAGCAGCTTCGTCCGAGCCTCGAAAGTGCTGGCGGAGCTGTACGAGTGTTTTCTCCGGGACGACGCTCTGTTTGAGAATGAAATTGGACAGGCCTCCCCCCGGGTTTCGAGAGAAAGGGCCGTATGTGACTTTATTGCGGGGATGACGGACCGGTACGCCCTGGATTTGTACGAAAGGATATTCTTGCCCAAGCCCTGGGGAGTGTTTTAGGCGTTTTCCCCTTTTCTTGACTCGACCGGCCCACTGTGATAGAGGCAGTTTCTGAAACAAGTTTGAATGGTTGGCGCGGACGACAACGAAGTTTTCTTTTTTCAGGACCCCTTATCCGGGCCATGAGTCTGTCGACCGGATTGAGAACTGCAAACAGCAAAAGTGGTTTACTGAATCCATGACGGAAAACGACGCCGAAGAGATCATCGAACTTACGGAGATTGTCGAGGAACCGGGCGGGGTTGCCGAGGATCCGGACGAAGAGGCCATACGCAAGGCTTTCGAAGAGGACGACTTCTTCTCCAAAATCGAGGAGGCGGATGTCTCTTCTGATCAAGCCGAAGGAGAGGGGTCCGGCGAGGAGAGCCCCGCTGGAGACGATGATTTCTTGGATGAACTCCTCGACGGCGGTGAGGGGGATCAGGAGGCGGGTCCCGATTCCGGCGACCGTTCCGACGAGGAACCGTCCGAGGACGTTGTCGATATCGAAGACATGCCGGAGCCCGAATCGGGAGGCCTTGAAACAGCCGAGGCAGGAATTCCCGATGACTTGGAAACGAGCTTCGAATTGGAGGAGTCTTTAGAAGAGGCTTCGGAGGAAGAACCTGGGGCTGAAGCCATCGACCGCGAGGACGCCGATGACGAGTTCGGAGAACTCGAGGATTTCAAGATTGATGTTTCTATTCCGGAGTCCGGCCCCGAAGACTTGAAAGAATCCGAGGGGATTCAATCGGCCGGGCGTTCGGGAACTTTCCCCCTATCGCGGGGTGAAGGAGAGACTCCATCCACCGGACGTGCGTCCGCGGAGAAACTGATGGGAACGGTGGAGCCGGAGAAGGTGGAAGCCATTCTGGAGCGGGTGGCGCGGGAGGTCTTGGGTGAGACGGCCGAGCGTATCTTTTCCGAAGTGGCCGAACGGGTGATCAAGGAAGAGATTGAACGCATAAAAGCAGAGATCAACCGGTTATCGAACCGAGACTAACATAGATACGGACTACAGAACGCACGCGGGGGATTCGATGCTGCAATCCCCCGTTATTTTACGGGGTCGTCGGCAATAGGGGCGATCACCGTCCAGAGAATGTGGAGAGCAGGATGAATGCCACGGACATTTCAAAATCTTACGATTTCAGGAACGTCGAGCTGAAATGGTACCGGTATTGGGAAGAAAACGGACTTTTCCGTGCCGACGAGACCAGGGACGAGAAGCCCTACTCCATAGTGATACCGCCACCGAATGTTACGGGTTCACTTCACATGGGCCATGCGCTCAACAATACCTTGCAGGACGTCCTCTGCAGATATAAACGGCTTAAGGGATTCAATGTACTATGGATGCCGGGTACGGATCACGCGGGGATTGCCACGCAAAACGTGGTCGAAAAGGAACTCGCTCGGGAGGGCAAGGACCGTCATGAACTGGGGAGGGAACAGTTCATCGAGAGGGTATGGCAATGGCGCTCGAAATACGGGGGCATGATCATCAACCAGCTCAAACGTCTGGGCGCGTCCTGTGACTGGAGCCGGGAGCGGTTTACCATGGACGAGGGCCTTTCGAGGGCAGTGAGAAAAGTCTTCGTGACCCTGTACCGGGAAGGGCTCATCTATCGTGGAGATTATATCATCAACTGGTGCCCGCGCTGCCGCACGGCTTTGGCGGACCTCGAGGTGGAACATCACGAGCAGGAAGGCCATCTCTATCACATCAAGTATCTGTTCCCGGGTTCAACAAAAGGACTTGTGATTGCGACAACGCGACCCGAGACCATGCTGGGGGACACGGCGGTGGCCATTAACCCCGAGGACCCAAGATTCAAGGATTTGGATCGGGAAGAACTGGTCCTTCCGTTGATGAACCGGGTGCTGCCTATTATCCGGGATAGTTACGTCGATGTCGGGTTCGGAACCGGTGTGCTGAAAATAACGCCCGCCCACGACGCGAACGACTTTCTTATCGGTGAACAGCACGGGCTCGAGTCCATCGTGATTATGGACGAGTCCGGGCGGATGAATGAAAACGCGGGCGCGTATCAGGGACTGGACCGGTTCGAGGCGAGGGGAAAAGTCGTCAAGGATCTGGAGAAGCTGGGTCTTCTCGAGAAGATCGAACCCTACCAACACAACGTAGGGCACTGCTACCGTTGCAGGACCATGATCGAACCGATCTTGTCCAAACAATGGTTCGTCAAGGTGGCCCCCCTGGCCCGCGACGCATCTAGGGCCGTAAGAGAGGGGAAAACGTCGATTATTCCTAAGATGTGGGAAAATACCTATTTTGACTGGATGGATAATATACGGGACTGGTGTGTGTCCCGCCAGATCTGGTGGGGACACCGCATACCTGCCTGGTACTGCAAGAATTGCCCTGAGATCGTGGTGGACATGGAAGAGCCCGAAACCTGTCCCAAATGCGGCGGGGAACTGGTTCAGGAGACGGACGTGCTGGACACCTGGTTCAGCTCCGCGCTCTGGCCTTTTTCCACCATGGGATGGCCGGATAAGACGCCTGAACTGGGCATCTTTTACCCGACCTCCGTCCTGATCACCGGATTCGACATCCTGTTCTTCTGGGTGGCCCGCATGATGATGATGGGCATTCACTTTATGAACGACGTCCATTTTCGGGACGTTTACATCCATGCCCTGGTGCGCGACGCCGAGGGGCAAAAGATGAGCAAGTCCAAAGGCAATGTCATCGACCCGCTGATCGTTATGGACAAATACGGCACGGACGCCTTCCGGTTTACCCTGGCCGCGTTCGCAGCCCAGGGTCGGGACGTGCTGATGAGCGAAGATCGAGTTGAAGGATATCGCCATTTTGTCAACAAGGTATGGAATGCTTCGAGGTTCGCCCTCATGAATCTCGAGGACATGGATTTGAACGTTGCCGTAGGGGACGCCGAGAGGACCCTTGCGGACCGATGGATTCTGAGCCGTACCGGAAAGGTGGCTTCCCAGGTCGCTCGGGCATTGGAGGAATATCGGTTCAATGACGCGGCTATGGATCTGTATCAGTTCGCATGGCACGAGTTCTGTGATTGGTACCTCGAGGAGGCGAAGCTGGTTTTCTACGGCAAGTATCGTGGGGAGAGCAAGGCCGCTAGTCAGCGGACGCTGTATGAAACGCTTCTCGCCCTGTTGAAAATGCTGCACCCCTTCATGCCCTTCGTAACGGAAGAGATCTGGAATCTCGTACCGGGCACGCAAAACAGCATCATGACGGCCACATACCCGGAATTCGAAAAATGGGTCGACAATGGGGTCGAGGAAGAAATGGCCCTGCTGATGGATGTGATTTCTTCTGTTCGCAACATCCGGGGCGAGATGCACATTCCGCCTTCCAAGGATGTGGATCTGATTCTCTACTCCACGAACTCGAGCGACCTCGAGCAACTGAAGGAACTGGATACCTACATACGAGACCTGTGCAAAGTGCAACAAATCCAATGGCGGCGGGACGGCGATCGTCCAAAGAAGGCAGCTTCCGCCGTTTGCCGGAATGTCGAGGTCTTCGTTCCCCTCGAAGGCCTGATTGACTTCGGATACGAATGCAAGCGCTTGAAAAAAGAGTTGGACAAGATCGACAAGGAATTGGGCTACGCCAGGAAGAAACTGGTGAACGAAGACTTCCTGAGCCGCGCGCCCAAGCAAGTGGTAGCCAAGGAGCGGGAAAAGGCGGAGGAGTTGGAAGGGCGGCTGAAAAAGCTGGAGGCCAACTACCAACGTATCGTAGCCATGGCGTCCTGACGTTCAAGGAGTTCGACCCGCCTTGGAATCCGATTCGCCTTCGCGCGCGACCGGCCCCGCCGACACGTTTGTCCCTACATGGCGGGGAGGGGCGGCTATGGAGGCGAGGGGATGCGACCCACGGCCTCTTTCAGCCGCCGCGCCACGTCTTTCTCGATTTCCAGGGGAAAACCGTCCACGGAAGCCTCCGGAATTCCGCTGATCCCATCCACCGCGCCGCGTCTGACTATGGTCCGGATGTAACTCTCGATCCGCTCCGGTGAAGGCAGCAGGTCAAGGCGTGCGAAGATCTGGAGATAGGCCAGCAGCCCATACGCCCCCCAGTTCGATACTCCCGAGACAATGAGATGATCGGCCGGGACTACGGAGGGCTGCTCGATAAGCGCCGACTGCCGCAGCTCCCGGACCAGGTTTCCCATGCCGATTTCATTGCCGCCGTCTCCCACCGCCACCGTCGTGAGCCGGGAATGATTCAGAAGGAACAAGGCGTCGATGGGCGCGGTCCGGTCACCGATGTCCTCGCCTCGAACATTTAAGTATACCCCGTTTCGGTTGCGCCCGCATCGTTCCACAGATATCAGGAGTACCGGATCCGTCCGATCCAGTATCGCCCGGGCCCGGTCAAACCCGAGACCATCCTCCGTGGAAAACCGGATCAGACGATCTTCCGGAACCTCGGATTCGAACAGCGGCGATACGATCTCATCCACTGCCAGGAAAGGCCGAAAAGACAATTCTTCCAGGGCCTTATATACGAAAAAAGCCCCCGGTGGACCGTCCGTCTCGGGCGATCCATCCACGCAGAAGCCCGTCGTGACGATGACGTTTCCCCTCTCAAGGTGGACTATGGCTCGGGCGGCGTCACGAATAAAACACGGTCCCAGCCGCTCCGCCAAACGGTCCATTCCTCGATTTCCCAAGGAAAGGACGATCTCTTCAACGGTCATGACCGAGTGTCCATACGGGTCCGGGTAACGAATTCATGCAAAGGGAGAGGCGACTGATGATTCGCCCTTATCCTTAGTCCGACCCGCCCCGTCCCTCTGGAAGAGGGCCGGAGTCAACATGTTCGGCCTCTCGCCCGTTCAGTTCGTCGGCGATCTTAACGGCCCAAGCCCGGAAGGAAGCTCCCCTGTCCTCGTAGTTTTTGAACAAGCCGAAGCTGGGAGACGCCGGTGAGAGGAGACACGCTTTTCCCCTGGGCGTCTTCTCGAAGGCGATGCGTACCGCCTGTTCCATATTTTCTGCAAAAAAGGACGGTATCTCGTCCTGGGAATCGGTGTTTTCAGACCGATAGGCCTGAAGAATAGCTTTGCCCGTTTCGGGGAATAGAATCAGGGCGTCCGGCCGGCGCCGGACGATGCATCCGGCCAGCGGATGGTAATCGACGCCGCCGCGGTCGTGGCCTCCGGCGATCAGGCTGCCGACTCGCCCGTCGAAATGTTCCAGAGCGGCTACGGCGCACTCGGGGATGGTGGAGATCGAATCGTTATAGAATTCGATGCCCCTGAACAGTCCCACCCGTTGGAGACGGTGTTCCAGCGGCTTAAAACGCCTCAGCGCCGTTCGTATGTCCGGAGTGGGGACGCCCAGAAGTTTGGCTACGATGATGGCGGGGATCACATTGTTCAGATTGAACGTTCCCGGCAGAGGGAGGTCCGCCACGGGAATGACTTCCTCGATCTCTTCCCCCTCCTCGAAATAAATGCGGCCATCCTCCACCCAGCAGGGCCGGGCCTCTATATCCTCCGGTGCGTAGGCGATGGATATGGCTTTTGTGTTTTGCGCGATGTGCACGAACGGTTCGAACGAACCGTTGTAGATGAGGCGCTTATTCGAGGAGGCGTTCCGGACGATGTTGGACTTGGCCTGGGTGTAGGCGTCCATGTTTCCATAGTAGTCCATGTGTTCCACATAGAGGTTCAACAGTACGGAGATGTCCGGTCCGGCGGTCACATTCGCCAGTTGGTGACTGGAAAGCTCAAAGACCACCAGGGATCGAGGGCCGAGTTTTTCGAGTATGTCCAGCGCGGGGATTCCAATGTTGCCGATGAGATGCACGTCGGGATGATAGGAAGACAGCAACGCGTGAATGAGCGTCGAGCACGTGCTTTTCCCCTTGGTGCCCGTAATGCCCACCACGGTTCCGGGACACGCCTTGAGAAAGAGATCCGTTTGCGACGTGATTTTGTGCAGATGACGGGCCAAGCCGGGTGTTGAATAGGGAATTCCCGGTGTTTTCAGGAGGAGATCGTAGTTCTCCAGCGAACTCAGGTAATCGGGTCCCACATACAAATCCGCGTCAGGATCTTCCCGCAGCCGGGGGATGGCCGGGTTGTCGGGGTCCTTGTCCGCGACTCCCAGGCGTCTGCCCGGAAAGAGGCGACGCAACAGCCGGTAACTGCTGCCGCCTTCCTTT
This region includes:
- a CDS encoding molybdopterin molybdotransferase MoeA — translated: MAHRPHIGFEDARSIVRDTLSPLSPLEVSIFDASELIAHEDMVARVDCPSLSSSMKDGFAVVSIDLTDAREDAPKRLSVTGMLAAGRRSPLKVRSGTTVRIMTGAPLPEGADAVLSEEYARVEGETILCLREAEAGRNVLFRGSDVRMGEPVVRKGQFLAPAVTGFMAAAGIDRAWVVPLPKVGVVATGAEVVMPGCSLRPGELYASNLITLICWLKHFRMKTRFASAPDREADIRAAIESVVRDVDVLLTSGGAWRSERDLTVRVLEEMGWNPLFRGVRMGPGKAVTFGLLDGIPVFCLPGGPPSNEMAFLQIVLPGLMIMGARPKAPFRDEVVRLADRVTGDKTWTQFIYADLVEREGERWAAPLRLKSRLRSQACARAVIRIQEGRESIEEGSAVSVQILGEPQA
- the mobB gene encoding molybdopterin-guanine dinucleotide biosynthesis protein B encodes the protein MTRPKSGPAVVSIVGKSNSGKTTLIEKLLPRLAKRGIRVGTVKHDVHGFQMDREGKDSYRHKKAGALITVISSPRQIGMVRDVDHDHRIEELVDRYFPDVDLVLTEGYKREKWPKVEVHRKELRRSLISTADEGLIVVMSDEDLSVEVPCFHLDDVDALAEFLVYTFHLDDAMDDQNG
- a CDS encoding response regulator, with amino-acid sequence MKKILIVDDEEHIRLLYSEELADEGYEVITADGGHKLLERIEKEKPDLVVLDIKMVEYNGLDLLQDIRNQYYELPVVLCTAYDAFKEDIKSVAADYYVVKSFDLTELKQTIKKALEAGVQKD
- the lptG gene encoding LPS export ABC transporter permease LptG, with the protein product MNTISRYLVQEFLKTFLLCLASFVCIYIIVDFFERVDNFLEAKVSLWVMAEYIVFKTPLMVQQVLPAAVLMGTTLSIGIMARNREFTMFRANGLSFYRLLVPLLLFSVCISFFLFFLNETILPLANQKTNYIFRIQVQKRPLNTLYRNERFWYRGKGVIFHVVLYDAPSQSLKGVTLYRFAENHGLQQRIDAREARWKNGEWQFIDGLKQELLPNKGIKSERFETLDIPLEERPSDFSHIIRDPDEMSFAELRNYIRKIKREGYNSIGYRADLHHKIAFPFVCVIMALVGYPLALRTRSSGTVAVGVGMSIGLAFLYWVLLSLSLSFGRSGILPPLLSAWMANLTFLSAGFLMLASLKQ
- a CDS encoding deoxyguanosinetriphosphate triphosphohydrolase, with protein sequence MLIRNELEELERRELSRYAAKSAESRGRMRPEPECDLRPAFQHDRDRIVHSKAFRRLKHKTQVFLAPAGDHYRTRLTHTLEVSQIARTIARCLRLNESLTEAVALGHDLGHTPFGHAGEDVLNRIVKGGFSHHKQSLRVVDELEMAGRGLNLTLEVRDGILKHSKGRGPILRDPGEGGPITLEGEVVRVADIVAYICHDLEDAERGGVVKPGSIPSICEKVLGSTSSERIGSMVRDVVTRTRESDDGTLHMSSSVTEAMSDLRDFLYERVYEDPWVRSSFVRASKVLAELYECFLRDDALFENEIGQASPRVSRERAVCDFIAGMTDRYALDLYERIFLPKPWGVF
- a CDS encoding valine--tRNA ligase, whose protein sequence is MNATDISKSYDFRNVELKWYRYWEENGLFRADETRDEKPYSIVIPPPNVTGSLHMGHALNNTLQDVLCRYKRLKGFNVLWMPGTDHAGIATQNVVEKELAREGKDRHELGREQFIERVWQWRSKYGGMIINQLKRLGASCDWSRERFTMDEGLSRAVRKVFVTLYREGLIYRGDYIINWCPRCRTALADLEVEHHEQEGHLYHIKYLFPGSTKGLVIATTRPETMLGDTAVAINPEDPRFKDLDREELVLPLMNRVLPIIRDSYVDVGFGTGVLKITPAHDANDFLIGEQHGLESIVIMDESGRMNENAGAYQGLDRFEARGKVVKDLEKLGLLEKIEPYQHNVGHCYRCRTMIEPILSKQWFVKVAPLARDASRAVREGKTSIIPKMWENTYFDWMDNIRDWCVSRQIWWGHRIPAWYCKNCPEIVVDMEEPETCPKCGGELVQETDVLDTWFSSALWPFSTMGWPDKTPELGIFYPTSVLITGFDILFFWVARMMMMGIHFMNDVHFRDVYIHALVRDAEGQKMSKSKGNVIDPLIVMDKYGTDAFRFTLAAFAAQGRDVLMSEDRVEGYRHFVNKVWNASRFALMNLEDMDLNVAVGDAERTLADRWILSRTGKVASQVARALEEYRFNDAAMDLYQFAWHEFCDWYLEEAKLVFYGKYRGESKAASQRTLYETLLALLKMLHPFMPFVTEEIWNLVPGTQNSIMTATYPEFEKWVDNGVEEEMALLMDVISSVRNIRGEMHIPPSKDVDLILYSTNSSDLEQLKELDTYIRDLCKVQQIQWRRDGDRPKKAASAVCRNVEVFVPLEGLIDFGYECKRLKKELDKIDKELGYARKKLVNEDFLSRAPKQVVAKEREKAEELEGRLKKLEANYQRIVAMAS
- a CDS encoding DUF4392 domain-containing protein, with amino-acid sequence MTVEEIVLSLGNRGMDRLAERLGPCFIRDAARAIVHLERGNVIVTTGFCVDGSPETDGPPGAFFVYKALEELSFRPFLAVDEIVSPLFESEVPEDRLIRFSTEDGLGFDRARAILDRTDPVLLISVERCGRNRNGVYLNVRGEDIGDRTAPIDALFLLNHSRLTTVAVGDGGNEIGMGNLVRELRQSALIEQPSVVPADHLIVSGVSNWGAYGLLAYLQIFARLDLLPSPERIESYIRTIVRRGAVDGISGIPEASVDGFPLEIEKDVARRLKEAVGRIPSPP